One window of Phycisphaeraceae bacterium genomic DNA carries:
- the fusA gene encoding elongation factor G, which yields MTADLSFIRNFGICAHIDAGKTTVSERILFYTGKNYKMGEVHEGTATMDFLQEEQERGITIQSAATTCPWTRSGKEYKLNLIDTPGHVDFTIEVERSLRVLDGAVAVFDGKEGVEAQSETVWRQADRYKVPRLCFINKMDKLGASFDFSYETIKTRLGANALPLQCPIGNGNEFQGIIDLVSMRAYYFEGDKGDKVTERDIPEDLKEYADKWRHELLEKAAELDDDLMHKYLEGQVPTQEEIRKAVRKGVVSRAVYPVLCGAALRNIGIQRLLDAVVDYLPSPTEKPDVEGTDPRDKNVRLTRPHDPAAPFSALVFKVVSDMHGDLTYIRVYSGTLTKGTRLLNPGNGKKENASRIFEMHAQNRIPLEQVTAGNIVAVVGIKDSYTGDTLCDADDPILLERMFFPEPVIAMSIEPKTTEDKRKLSEALGVIRREDPSFRSNYNEETGETIIAGMGELHLEIIKNKLTRDMKINVAVGKPKVSYREAITKKAEYVRGKFVKQTGGRGQFGDCTIHLEPFTAEQAAAEELDFSDNIAVVNEVVGGSIPKEYIPSVEYGIRQTCMTGVKFGYPMINVKATIVDGSSHAVDSSQVAFEQAGRLAVMEATEKAGPVLLEPIMKVVVTVPNDYLGNVTGDISSRRGMIIDTDDRGVVKLVTAEIPLDQLFGYTTSLRGMSQGRASATMEFLEYRPMPRSLQEAVVEADRGGKAGKK from the coding sequence ATGACCGCCGACCTGTCCTTTATCAGAAATTTCGGAATCTGCGCCCACATCGACGCCGGCAAGACGACCGTCTCCGAACGCATCCTGTTCTACACCGGCAAGAACTACAAGATGGGCGAAGTGCACGAAGGCACCGCGACCATGGACTTCCTCCAGGAAGAGCAGGAGCGCGGCATCACCATCCAGTCCGCCGCCACCACCTGCCCCTGGACCCGCAGCGGCAAGGAATACAAGCTGAACCTGATCGACACCCCGGGCCACGTCGACTTCACCATCGAAGTCGAACGCTCGCTTCGCGTGCTCGACGGCGCGGTCGCCGTGTTCGACGGCAAGGAAGGCGTCGAAGCGCAGTCGGAAACCGTCTGGCGTCAGGCCGACCGCTACAAGGTCCCGCGCCTCTGCTTCATCAACAAGATGGACAAGCTCGGCGCTTCTTTCGATTTCTCCTACGAAACGATCAAGACGCGCCTCGGCGCCAACGCGCTCCCGCTCCAGTGCCCGATCGGAAACGGAAATGAATTCCAGGGCATCATCGATCTCGTTTCGATGCGTGCTTACTACTTCGAAGGCGACAAGGGCGACAAGGTCACCGAACGCGACATTCCCGAGGATCTCAAGGAATACGCCGACAAGTGGCGCCACGAGCTCCTCGAGAAGGCCGCCGAACTCGACGACGACCTGATGCACAAGTACCTCGAGGGCCAGGTCCCCACGCAAGAGGAGATCCGCAAGGCCGTCCGCAAGGGCGTGGTCTCACGGGCGGTTTACCCGGTGCTCTGCGGCGCCGCGCTCCGCAACATCGGCATCCAGCGCCTCCTCGACGCCGTCGTCGATTACCTCCCCTCTCCGACCGAAAAGCCCGACGTCGAAGGCACCGATCCGCGCGACAAGAACGTCCGCCTCACCCGCCCGCACGATCCGGCGGCGCCCTTCAGCGCGCTCGTCTTCAAGGTCGTCAGCGATATGCACGGTGACCTCACCTACATCCGCGTCTACTCCGGCACGCTCACCAAGGGCACGCGTCTTCTCAATCCGGGCAACGGCAAGAAGGAAAACGCCAGCCGCATCTTCGAGATGCACGCGCAGAACCGCATCCCCCTCGAGCAGGTGACGGCGGGCAACATCGTCGCCGTCGTCGGCATCAAGGACTCATACACGGGCGACACCCTGTGCGACGCCGATGATCCGATCCTCCTCGAGCGCATGTTCTTCCCCGAGCCCGTGATCGCGATGTCGATCGAGCCCAAGACGACCGAAGACAAGCGCAAGCTCTCCGAGGCGCTCGGCGTCATCCGCCGCGAAGACCCGTCGTTCCGCTCCAACTACAACGAGGAAACCGGCGAGACCATCATCGCCGGCATGGGCGAGCTCCACCTCGAAATCATCAAGAACAAGCTGACCCGCGACATGAAGATCAACGTCGCCGTCGGCAAGCCCAAGGTTTCGTACCGCGAGGCCATCACCAAGAAGGCCGAGTACGTGCGAGGCAAGTTCGTCAAGCAGACCGGCGGTCGCGGTCAGTTCGGTGACTGCACAATCCACCTCGAACCCTTCACGGCCGAGCAGGCCGCGGCGGAGGAACTCGATTTCTCCGACAACATCGCCGTCGTCAACGAGGTCGTCGGCGGCTCCATCCCGAAGGAGTACATCCCCTCCGTCGAGTACGGCATCCGCCAGACCTGCATGACCGGCGTCAAGTTCGGCTACCCGATGATCAACGTCAAGGCGACGATCGTCGACGGTTCGAGCCACGCGGTCGACTCGTCGCAGGTCGCCTTCGAACAGGCCGGCCGCCTCGCCGTCATGGAAGCGACCGAAAAGGCCGGGCCGGTTCTCCTCGAGCCGATCATGAAGGTCGTCGTCACCGTTCCCAACGACTACCTCGGCAACGTGACGGGCGATATTTCTTCCCGCCGCGGCATGATCATCGACACCGATGACCGCGGCGTCGTCAAGCTCGTGACGGCGGAAATCCCGCTCGATCAGCTCTTCGGCTACACGACCTCGCTGCGAGGCATGTCGCAGGGTCGCGCCAGCGCCACGATGGAGTTCCTCGAGTACCGCCCGATGCCGCGCAGCCTGCAGGAAGCCGTTGTCGAAGCCGACCGCGGCGGCAAGGCCGGCAAGAAGTAA